The Chloroflexota bacterium DNA segment ACTGATGAGGGGAGTGTCGGCAAGATAGCACGCAATGCCGGTTTCCTGCGTGAGGAGCCCGTCTAGATTGCGAAGCAGGGAACCGCCGCCTGTCATCACAATGCCTCGATCGATAATATCTGAAGCAAGTTCCGGCGGTGTCTTTTCCAGAACGTCACGAGCGCACTTAACGATTATGCCGATGGTCTCTTGAATCGCTTCAGTTATCTCATCTGATGTGATAGTAATGGTTCTTGGCAGGCCTGCTACCTGATCTCTGCCGCGCACTTCAAGTGAAATCGGCTGGTCCAAGGGAAGTGCACTGCCTACGGCAATCTTTACCTCTTCAGCGGTACCTTCACCGATCAAGAGGTTATAGTGTCTCTTGACATAATTGAGAATTGTCGAGTCGATGCGCCGTCCGCCCACCCGTACCGATTGGCAAACTACAATCGCGTTGAGTGAGAGAACGGCTACTTCAGTAGTGCCACCGCCTATGTTGATTACCATGCTGCCGCTGGCGGAGGATATGGGCACATTGGCGCCGAGCGCCGCGGCAAGCGGCTCCTCGATCAGATAGGCATTGCCGGCGCCGGCCGAGACGACTGCATCATGCACGGCGCGCCGCTCGACGCTGGTAATTCCGGTTGGCACAGAGACCATCACGTCTGGCTTGAAGAAGCGTACACGACCGCAGACCCGCCGAATTAGATGGCGTATCATCTCTTGGGTCACCACGTAATCAGCGATCACACCTTCGCGCATCGGTCGGACAACGGCAATATTACTCGGCGCCCTACCAATCATTTGGCGTGCCTCGTCGCCAATAGTCTCTACGCGATTGTCTTCCGTGGATACGGCAACGACTGAAGGGCCATTAATGGTGATGCCCCGTCCCGGTACGTATACCAGCACGTTGGCAGTTCCCAGATCGATGCCGATTTGCTGTGCACCAAACATCTAGCTTGCTATTCCATTGCGACGTGCGCGCCGAGAGCTATCAAGTCCTCCGGCAGTGACTCATACCCCCGAAACACGTGATGCATGTCCGTCACGCGTGTTGTGCCCTCAGCAGCAAGGGCCGCAAGCAAGAGGGCGACACCTGAACGGATATCGAGTGCGCGCACCGAGGCTGCCTGCAAGAGTGTGGGCCCGTGAATGTATGCTTTCTCGCCGGATACCCGAATATCGGCTCCCATCTTGCGCAACTCTTCCACGTAGTTAAAGCGCGCCTCAAATACGCGCTCGTGAATTACGCTCTCCCCGGTTGCTTGCGTAAGCAAGGCACAAATCTGTGGCTGTAAGTCTGTGGGAAAGCCGGGAAAGTGAATTGCCTGCACTTCCACGGCTCGCAGAGGGTAGCTCGCCGACACCCTAATGGGATCAAGCGTTCCCTGTATGGTAACACCGCATTGGGAAAGTTTATAGAGCAGGGGTTCCATATGATCGTAATTCGTGTTGTGAATAGTCACGTCACCACCGGTGATAGCGCTGGCGAACGCAAATGTCCCTGCCTCATGTCTGTCCGGTATCACGTCCCATTCCGCGCCGTGGAGACTCTCTACTCCCTCAATCTCAATCGTATTGGTGCCTGCGCCGTGGACGCGCGCTCCCATTTGATTGAGGCAATCGGCCAGTGCCACCACCTCCGGTTCTGAGGAGGCATGCCGAATCACGCTCGTACCCTTCGCCAATGCGGCGGCAAGCATGAGATTCTCAGTGCCGGTATGGCTGGGATAGTCCAGGTAGAGCCGAGCACCGCTAAGTCGTCTGGCGGACAGGCGATAGTCCTGGTCTTGGCTCTCCACTGTGGCGCCCA contains these protein-coding regions:
- the murA gene encoding UDP-N-acetylglucosamine 1-carboxyvinyltransferase encodes the protein MTALKQRTQADTAVVSGGNRLYGEVRARGSKNCALPLMAAALLTNETCVLHNPPFIRDIEAMANLLTSLGARVEVDTNRRTIAITAETISSTRTPTEIATSFRASFLVTGPLLTRVGEVSSVHPGGCKIGERPVNVDLLGFEAMGATVESQDQDYRLSARRLSGARLYLDYPSHTGTENLMLAAALAKGTSVIRHASSEPEVVALADCLNQMGARVHGAGTNTIEIEGVESLHGAEWDVIPDRHEAGTFAFASAITGGDVTIHNTNYDHMEPLLYKLSQCGVTIQGTLDPIRVSASYPLRAVEVQAIHFPGFPTDLQPQICALLTQATGESVIHERVFEARFNYVEELRKMGADIRVSGEKAYIHGPTLLQAASVRALDIRSGVALLLAALAAEGTTRVTDMHHVFRGYESLPEDLIALGAHVAME
- a CDS encoding rod shape-determining protein, whose product is MFGAQQIGIDLGTANVLVYVPGRGITINGPSVVAVSTEDNRVETIGDEARQMIGRAPSNIAVVRPMREGVIADYVVTQEMIRHLIRRVCGRVRFFKPDVMVSVPTGITSVERRAVHDAVVSAGAGNAYLIEEPLAAALGANVPISSASGSMVINIGGGTTEVAVLSLNAIVVCQSVRVGGRRIDSTILNYVKRHYNLLIGEGTAEEVKIAVGSALPLDQPISLEVRGRDQVAGLPRTITITSDEITEAIQETIGIIVKCARDVLEKTPPELASDIIDRGIVMTGGGSLLRNLDGLLTQETGIACYLADTPLISVALGTGVAMQYFDTLKRSLVSFR